Proteins from one Impatiens glandulifera chromosome 2, dImpGla2.1, whole genome shotgun sequence genomic window:
- the LOC124924418 gene encoding endo-1,4-beta-xylanase 5-like, with amino-acid sequence MTEFQKEKINTDLRSYLRGIAIKKKTKARNDVISCLLWHSIYVLSTAVGVWAFSANGVYVPLVDSVLLGARFLLLQRAMRSALARWIGFERSSFGRGSYYIEFCLAKPLKPQYRGGIATNPELDRGLEGWNGFGDSKIECRESDDHNNKFIVAHERVHVFHSPSQAFFLEKDKIYTFSAWLQVSNGNESIFAIFKSQSALHKAGIVVAHSGCWSMLKGGISVHKSERFELYFESNNTNIEIWVDNISLQPFTLQQWRSHIDQSVEKVRKSHVKLQLVDVNGKPLVNTPFKISQRSNGFQFGCASNSNILSNLGYQNWFTSSRFIVTTFENEMKWYSTEAKRGVEDYSVADGMLKWAKDHSISVRGHNILWDDPKYQVGWLNSLSNNDFQQAVDRRINSIVSRYAGQLIAWDVVNENLHFNYFESRLGSNVNFYSMTSEKDSRTTLFLNDYNTIEEPSDMVSSPDKYIQKINQIKATGYNGPLGIGLEGHFNTPNLAYMRASIDKLATTGLPIWLTEVDVGGSGPIQATYLDQVLREGHGHPAVQGIVLWAAWSPKGCNRMCLTDNNFKNLPTGDVVDKFLSESRLIEDLSVMTDDMGYFETKLFHGDYTLRINFSSLRVNQFEGAKEFGFQVTNVLDITQPVQVITI; translated from the exons ATGACTGAGTTCCAAAAAGAGAAGATTAACACTGATCTTCGTTCTTATCTTCGCGGCATCGCGATAAAGAAGAAGACCAAAGCCAGAAACGACGTCATTTCATGCCTGTTATGGCATTCCATCTACGTTTTGTCCACCGCCGTTGGCGTTTGGGCATTTTCGGCTAACGGGGTTTATGTCCCGTTAGTGGATTCAGTGCTCCTCGGAGCGCGCTTCCTTTTACTACAGCGGGCTATGCGGAGCGCTCTAGCACGTTGGATTGGATTCGAGCGTTCATCCTTTGGACGCGGTTCCTACTACATCGAATTC TGTCTTGCAAAACCTCTAAAACCACAATATAGAGGTGGGATTGCAACAAACCCAGAACTGGATCGTGGTTTAGAAGGTTGGAACGGCTTTGGAGATTCTAAAATCGAATGCAGAGAATCCGATGACCACAACAACAAATTCATTGTAGCACATGAAAGAGTCCATGTTTTTCATAGTCCTTCACAAGCATTCTTTTTAGAAAAGGATAAAATCTACACCTTTTCTG CCTGGCTACAAGTAAGCAATGGGAATGAAAGCATATTTGCCATATTTAAATCACAATCTGCATTGCATAAAGCTGGTATTGTAGTGGCACATTCAGGGTGTTGGTCTATGCTTAAAGGCGGTATATCTGTTCATAAATCCGAGCGatttgaactatattttgaG agtaataatacaaatattgagATATGGGTAGATAACATCTCGTTACAACCATTTACTTTACAACAATGGAGATCTCACATTGATCAAAGTGTTGAGAAG GTTCGTAAAAGCCATGTAAAATTGCAGTTGGTAGATGTTAATGGAAAACCTTTGGTGAATACACCCTTTAAGATAAGCCAAAGAAGTAACGGTTTCCAATTCGGATGCGCCTCAAATAGTAACATCCTATCAAACCTTGGTTATCAGAATTGGTTTACCTCTAGTCGATTCATAGTAACCACGTTTGAGAATGAGATGAAATGGTATAGCACAGAAGCGAAAAGAGGGGTAGAGGATTACTCGGTTGCTGATGGCATGCTCAAATGGGCCAAGGACCATAGTATCTCGGTACGTGGTCACAATATCCTATGGGATGATCCCAAGTACCAAGTTGGGTGGCTCAATTCCCTATCGAACAATGATTTCCAGCAAGCCGTCGATAGAAGGATAAACTCAATTGTGAGTAGATATGCGGGTCAACTGATTGCATGGGATGTCGTGAACGAGAACCTACacttcaattattttgagaGTAGGCTTGGAAGTAATGTCAATTTTTATAGCATGACAAGTGAAAAGGACTCTAGGACAACATTGTTCTTGAATGATTATAATACAATTGAAGAGCCAAGTGATATGGTTAGCTCACCAGATAAATACATACAAAAGATTAATCAGATAAAGGCTACAGGATATAATGGGCCATTAGGGATTGGGCTTGAGGGTCATTTTAATACACCAAATTTAGCTTACATGAGAGCGTCTATTGATAAACTTGCCACTACAGGATTACCCATTTGGCTCACAGAAGTGGATGTTGGTGGCTCTGGACCTATTCAG GCAACATATTTAGATCAAGTATTAAGAGAAGGGCATGGACACCCTGCGGTCCAAGGAATAGTGTTATGGGCGGCATGGTCGCCAAAGGGATGCAATAGGATGTGTTTGACCgacaataatttcaaaaatcttcCAACAGGAGATGTCGTAGACAAGTTTCTCAGTGAGTCAAGGCTCATAGAGGACCTTTCTGTTATGACAGATGACATGGGTTATTTTGAGACAAAACTTTTTCACGGAGATTATACTTTGAGaattaatttttcaagtttGAGAGTAAATCAGTTCGAAGGAGCTAAGGAATTTGGTTTTCAAGTAACAAATGTGTTGGATATAACCCAGCCAGTTCAAGTTATTACTATTTGA